The following is a genomic window from Variovorax paradoxus.
CGCGGTGCTTGCGCGACTTGTAGACGATCCACGAGAAGGCCACGGTTTCGTCCGCCTTCTGCTTCACGCTCTGCGGAAACGAAGTGAACTTGCCGGGCTTCACATCGTCGGCAATGCACTCCACGTATTCGAGCGCGCCGTATTCCATCCAGATCTTGCCGGCCTTGCGCGCCAGCTTGCGATACGCCTCGACGTTGTTCGAGGGAACGGGAACCAGAAAGCCATCGACATAGCGAGCCATTGAAAGTCTCCTTGAAAGAAACGGAAAGAAGAGAAGAAACGTGGGCCGCCGGACTGGCGCGCCCTCAAGACGCCGCCGCACGGTTTGCCGTGCTTGCGGATGCCGCGGCCCCTTCGTTGTTTCTGTTGTTGCTGTTGTTGTCGTTCTGGGCAGGCCCCGGTGGCGCAGTGCGAAGCAGCAATGCGCCGATCAAACCCGCCAGCGCCGCAAACACGGCGCCGACAAGAAACGCAAGGTTGTAGCCGCCTGTGAGCGCAAGCGGCAACTGCGCCC
Proteins encoded in this region:
- a CDS encoding DUF1428 domain-containing protein, with the protein product MARYVDGFLVPVPSNNVEAYRKLARKAGKIWMEYGALEYVECIADDVKPGKFTSFPQSVKQKADETVAFSWIVYKSRKHRDTVNAKVMADPRIAAMDPKTMPFDAKRMIFGGFKSIVEF